The nucleotide sequence CCAAGGATGCATGGGGAGGATTAGAGATATTGGGCGAATTTTTGTTTGTCGATCGCCTTCATGTAAGCCTCGTGAGGCGTTACTAGCCCCTCTTTTAATTTTGCCATGATTGCATCATCCATGAATTGCATCCCTTGAGCGCGGCCCGTAAGGATAATGTCACTGAGCTTTTCTGTAGCCCCTTCGCGAATAGCTGAAGCCACAGCGGGATTTGCGATCATAATTTCATTTACGGCGATACGACCGCTCCCGTCCGCCTTTTTTAAGAGCAGCTGAGCCATGATCGCGCGCAAAGATGAAGCCAACATAGTGCGGACTTGGGGTTGCTGCTGGGCAGGGAAGACATCAATAATCCGGTCTACAGTTTTGCGAGCATTATTGGTATGAAGTGTGCCGAAGACCAAAAGACCTGTCTCGGCAGCTGTTAATGCCAGAGAGATCGTCTCGAGGTCGCGCATCTCACCGACGAGCACTACATCAGCATCCTCACGGAGCGCGGCGCGTAATCCTTCGGAAAAGCTAGGCACATCCTCGGGGACCTCTCTTTGCGTGATAATGGAAAGTTTATTGTCGTGGACAAATTCGATCGGCTCCTCAATTGTCACGATGTGTCGAGAAAATGTCGTGTTGATGTAATCAATCAATGCAGCGAGAGAAGTAGATTTGCCAGATCCAGTGGGGCCAGTCACCAAGACGAGACCGCCCTTAAAATGAGCAAACTGGCGGATAACCGGCGGCAGATTCAGCTCTTCAATCGTTGCAATTCTAGTCGGGATGAGCCGAAATACAGCACCGATGCCGTGGTAATGCTTAAGATAATTGCAGCGGAATCGAGCTTGCTGCGACATTTCATAGGCAAAATCTAAATCGCCCTTTTCCAGAAATCGCTTCCAACGCTCTTCGCCACAGATCTCGCTCAACCAGCTAACTATTTCTTGCTCAGTCACAGGTGCCTCTCGTATGGGGGTGATATCGCCGTGAATGCGTATCTTGGGCGGCTGTCCTTGCGCTAGATGAAGATCGGAGCCTCCTTGTTCGATTAAATTTTGAAATAGAAAATCAATAGCCGCCATAAAAGATCACGAAAGATAGGCATTAAAAAGGTGCTTTTGCTCTGCCCGATCAAAAGCCTCTTCGGGCGTGATCAACCCTTGTCGGAGCAAATTCAGCAAAGCATCATCCATGAGTTGCATGCCTTGACGTTTGCCTGTCTGCATGACACCTGGGAGCATAAAAGTCTTGGCGTCTCGAACGAGAGAAGCCACAGCGGGCACATTTATTAAAATCTCTAAAGCCAGCACGCGGCCTTGCCCGTCAGCTCGTGGAATGAGTTGTTGACAGATAATGCCACGAAGGGACTCACTTACCATTTGACGGATTTGATATTGCTGGTCAGGGGGGAATACGTCTAGCACTCGATCGAGTGTGCGAGCTGCAGTGGAAGTGTGGAGGGTGCCGATCACCAAATGGCCTGTCTCTGCAGCAGTGATCGCTAACGAAATTGTCTCGAGGTCGCGCATCTCGCCAACCATAATCACATCGGGATCTTCACGTAAAGCAGCTCGCAAAGCTTTCGCGAAAGACTCGGTGTGCGAGTGGACTTCGCGTTGTGTGATATGACACCCTTTGGGTTCGAAAACGATCTCAATCGGATCTTCTAGAGTGATGATATGGTCGCGACGAGAGAGATTGATTTGCTCCACTAGGGCAGCCATTGTAGTCGATTTCCCACAGCCCGATGGGCCTGTGACGAGGATTAAGCCGTTATGGTAATCGGTTAAAGTTTTCAAGTGCTCAGGCAAACCGAGCTCGTCCATGGTGCGGACTTGGGTATTGATGATACGAAATACGGCGTCAAAGCCGCGGCGTTGTCGGACAATGCTTACACGAAAACGGCCTTTTATCTCTGGCACTTCATAGCTAAATTCGAGCGTCTTATCTTGCAGAAGCTTCTGCCATTGATTTGGGGAGAGGAAGCTTCGAATCAGCGATTCAGTCTGATCGGAGCGCAATGGATCAGCACCTGCAATCATCGGCATTAAATGACCGTGGAGGCGAACAGTTGGCGGGATAGATACACCTAGGTGTAGATCTGAGGCTCCGATACTCTGTGCATAGCGGAGAAAATCTACCACGCCAGAAAATAAGCCCACTGGTGTAGAGATGAGTGTTTTAGTTGTCTCAGGTTGATCTCCAGTTGTTTTTTTTTCTGCGGCAGATTGCGAGACAGATTCTTTGGAAGAGGAAAGCATCTCTTGCAAAGCTTTTAATTCGGCTTCAGTAATCAACTGCTGCTCCTGGAGTAGCGATAAGACGGAGACCTGGGGCGTGTGCATCAATATAGTCTCGATGGCTGTGCGTTGCTCGGCGCTGATCCAGCCTTGATTCTGAGCTAAGTTTAAGACTACATCTGGTTTGACTGAGGCTTGCATCGCTTTTCGGTATCTTTCTTTACGGCATACTCCATCGAGTGACAAGCTGAGGCACGTGCGAACGATCAGGATTTGTCCTAGGCAAAAAACTCGCTCGCAGCTATTTCATTTTTATGAGCAAAAGACGTGTCGTCATCACCGGGATGGGCTTTATCACCAGCATCGGTAATGACAGAAAGAGTGTTTCGGAAGCCTTGCGTGAAGGCAAGACGGGGATTGAGTATTTTGATGAATTTAGTGCACCCAACATTCCTGTGAAATTGGCTGGAACGGTAAAGGGGTTCCGTTTCCCTACCCCGTTCTGTGATGATTGGGAGATTCCTGAAAAATATAAAATTCCGCGCATTGAGTTGCGATCGATGTCGCCGAATGTCGTCTATGGATATGCAGCAGTCCAAGATGCGCTGGAGGATGCAAAGTTGACGCGTGAATCGATCTCAGAGCCCCGGACAGGTATGATGTGTGCTTCAGGCGGGTCTATGTGGATGGCTTACGAAAATCTGCACACGATGGAGACGCGCGGTGTGCAGCGATGTTACCCCTTGGGGATCGTAGCTAGCATACCTGGCACGCTCAACATTAACTTAGTAGCTAGTTACAAAATCAAAGGTGCCTCGCTGGGCTTTACAAGTGCCTGCGCATCCTCAGCACATGCCCTGGGATGGGGCATGGACTTGATTCGTCTCAACCGTCAAGACCGAGTGATTGTCGTCGGAGCGGAGGACTGCAATCGGTTTAGTATTCTGCCTTTCGCTGCTATACGGGCGTTAAGTATTCGCACCGATCCCGAGCAAACGCCGAGTCCTTTCGATGTGGATCGCGATGGCTTTGTAGGAACGGGAGGAGCGACGGCCTTGGTTATTGAAGAACTCAACACAGCACTGGCCCGAGGAGCTGATATCTACGCAGAACTCCTTGGCTGGGGAGAAGCCTCGGATGGGTATAACATCACAGCTCCTGACCCAGATGGAGACGGACTTGCGAGAGCGATGCAGCTAGCGCTTGCAGATGCGGGGATTCAGCCTGAAGCAGTCCACTATATAAATGCTCATGCTACGGGAACCCCCGGTGGAGATATAGCAGAACTGCGTGCCATTAAAAAAGTCTTCACTCGTATGCCACGGCCTTTTGTGAGCAGCACAAAAAGTATCACTGGCCATGGGTTATCTCTTGCAGGGGCTATGGAAGCAGGATTTACCTGCCTCGCACTAAAAGAAGGCTTCCTTCCAGTCTCAGCTCATATACGCAATCCTGATCCTGAGGCAGAAGGTATCCCCTTGGTGACTGAAAAAACCACGATCGCTCCGCAGGTGGCGATCTCGAATTCAAGCGGATTTGGTGGCACAAATGTGACGCTGGTTTTTAGGCGATGGGAAGAGTAAAGCCGACGTCTCTCTGCATATTAATTACGGGAACAAGTGACGGGATCGGCTTATCCACTGCGGAAAGATTATTAGCCGCAGGTCATCACGTCTGGGGCACCTACCGAAAAAAAAGTCCTCCGATCACTCATCCGTGCTTTCATCCACTCAGGATGGATTTGTGTGATGATAAGAGTATCGAGGCGGCTTTTGCACAGGGAAGAGAGCAGTCTGGAGGATTCGATGTTTTGATTAACAATGCTGGATCGGCTTATTATGCGCCTGCAGAGGATTTAAATATAGAAGCAATAGCGGATACGATGCATGTTTTATTTGAAGCTCCCCTGAAGCTTAGTCATCTAGCTTGGCCTGATTTAGTGAAAAAAAAAGGTAGGATTATCTACATCACTTCTCTGGCAACGCAGCTGCCCATTCCTTACCATGCTGCTTACAATGCGGCTAAAAGCGCGCTGAGTGCCTACATTCGCACAGGACAAATTGAGAACCCTCGGCCGCATGTGAAAGTAATTGAAGTGATACCTGGTGATATCGCTACCCGTTTTCATGAACGTGCTTTAGAAGCCACGGGCCATATGGCAGTAAACTTTCATGAAAATGCCTCAGGTAGTGATAAAAGAATAGCGATGAAAAAAGCCATAGAAAACATTGGCCGGCGATTGGCAAGCTCTCCTTCAGCAGATCTAGTCGCGCGAGTAATAGAAAAACTGTGCGTGCATCCCCATCCACCAGATGTGGTTTACGTTGGAAGCTTTTTTCAGACGGTGATTGCTTCCAGAGCGGCCAAAATACTTCCGCGAAAAGCCATCGATCGCCTGATTCGGCTTTACTATGGTCTATCAATTTAGTTGGCAAAAATTTTGCTTTGTTCAGATAGAATGTTTCGGGCATGGACCTCATTCATAACTACTCTACGGATGGCTTTTTCGATGAGTTGCTAGACGAAAACCATCAGCCGCGGCCGCATTACGCCCACTTTATTGAAAAACTCTCGCACTTGACAGCTGAGGAATTTGCCGAGCGAAGGCAGGAAGCGGAAATTTACTTTTTACATCGCGGCATCACCTTTACCGTCTATGGCGACGCACAAGGCGTGGAGCGTATCATTCCTTTCGATTGCATTCCACGGATCATTCCGCACCGAGAATGGAAACGCCTAGAGGAGGGATTAATCCAACGCATCACAGCCTTGAATCTCTTCCTGCATGACGTTTATCATGATCAAAAAATCATCCGTGATGGAGTTATTCCGCGGCATTATATCGAATCAGCGCGACATTTTCGAAGAGAGTTTATTGGCTTTAATGTCCCGCGAGATATCTACATCCATATCTGCGGCACAGATTTAGTCCGGGATAGAAACGGTCAATACCTCGTGCTCGAAGATAATGGCCGCTGTCCTTCAGGCGTCTCTTACATGCTTGAAAATCGACAGGCGATGAAGCGCGTTTTCCCTGAATTTTTCTCAGGGGCTAACGTTTTACCGATAGACGCTTATCCATCGGCACTGCTTCGGATGCTTCAATACATTGCCCCGCAAGGGGTGGATGATCCTACTGTAGTCCTTCTCACTCCAGGCCTTTACAACAGCGCTTATTTTGAACATGCCTTTCTTGCGAAAAGCATGGGGATTGACATCGTCGAAGGGGCAGATCTTGTAGTCAAAAATCACATCGTTTACATGCGGACCACGCGTGGATTAAAGCCTGTCCATGTGATTTATCGTCGTATCGATGATGATTTTCTTGATCCTACAGTCTTTCGCAAAGACTCACTTTTAGGTGTTCCTGGCTTAATCGAAGCCTATCGGCGTGGGAACGTCTCTTTGGCAAACTCAATTGGAACCGGAGTCGCTGATGATAAAGTAATATATTACTTCGTTCCGCGGATGATTCGCTATTATCTGGACCAGGAACCTATCATACCGAATGTCCAGACTTATCTTGCACAAGAACCGCGGGATTATACTTACATCCTAGAGCATTTGAATCAGCTCGTTGTCAAAAGCGCCAACGAGTCTGGCGGTTATGGAATGTTGATTGGTCCTCAGGCTTCATCTGAGGAGATAGCGGAATTCAAACGCAAAATCATTGCAGATCCGCGCAACTACATTGCTCAGGAGCCGATAGCTCTTTCGCGACATCCCACCTATTGCGAGGGAAAATTTGAAGGACGACATATTGATTTGCGCCCATACATTCTTTATGGAGAGAAAATCACGATTGTGCCTGGTGGTTTGACTCGCGTCGCGTTACCCAAAGGATCTCTTGTAGTGAATTCATCTCAAGGTGGAGGAACAAAAGACACCTGGGTTCTTCACGAAGACACAACAAATTAAAATTTCACATCATGCTCTCAAGAGTCGCAAATTGTATCTACTGGATGGCTCGCTACATCGAGCGGGCTGATAATATCGCCCGTCTTGTAGACGTTAACCTGCAACTTCTCCTCGACTATTTTCAAAGCGACAAAACTAAGCTAGACCAATACTGGGAACCGATTCTCAAAAGCCTAAGTATAGAGGAGGCCTTTCACGCTAAGTATCAACTGGCCAACACTGATTGCGCTACAGATTTCCTGACGTTTGATTTATCCAATCCTAGCTCGATCAAAAGCTGTATTCGGACTGCGCGAGAAAATGCACGGCTAGTCCGCGATCAGATCTCAACAGAAATCTGGGAAGAGATCAATCGCCTCTATCACTTTGTGAATGCAGCAAGTGCAGAGGAAATTTGGGAATCATCACCGTCTGAATTTTATCGGCAAATTCGTCAAAGCTCTCAAATTTTCCAAGGTCTCTCTTCATCCACAGTTCTTCATGATGAGGCATGGGAATTTAATCAAATTGGAAAATACCTTGAACGCGCTGATATGACCACGCGGATTCTTGACGTCAAATATCACATTCTACTTCCTCGCGTTGAGGACGTAGGTGGGGCGCTCGATACTTTTCAGTGGCTCGTCATACTCCGCTCCACCTCTGCTATGGAGGCTTATATGAAGACTTACAATAGTGATGTGACTCCACTTCAAGCTGCTGAATTTCTCATCCTCAACAATATTTTCCCACGGGCAGTTCGGTTCTGCATACGTCTGGTGGATAGTGCCCTTCGGCGCTTAGCGCATCTGCGGGAGGGCGAGTTTTCACATCCTGTAGAAAAAATATCAGGCAAACTTCTCGCCGAGCTTGATTATTCGGCCATCGAAGATGTTTTTCAATACGGGCTCCATGAATACCTTGACCATCTCCAAGTCGAGTTCAATCATATCGGCGAAGCGATGCAGCAGACTTATATTTACAGTCCTGCGCAGGAAATGGGTTCTGAGGTGATCTGGCATCAACAGCAAATCCAACAGCAATGATTGCCACAGCTTCTTCGATTGTCGGTGATTTGCCTACGCTTGTTGATGAACTCGCAGATCAACTGTGGAATGCTTATTCGCCGGCTGTTCACCATCCGCTTTTAGTCGGTATTCCTACGCGCGGATATTTTCTTGCTCGACGAGTTGCACAGCGATGGGAAAGCCTGCATGCACATCATACTCCTGTCGGGCAGATTGATATTAGTTTTCATCGGGACGACTATAGCACCTATCTTCCCTCTCCGCATCCGACGCGGTTACTTGAGCCGATCGAAGGGCGCTTGATTATTCTTGTTGACGATGTCTTTCACACGGGGAGGACGGTGCGTGCAGCTCTTGAGGCTCTTCATGCACTAGGGCGGCCAGCTGCCGTGAGACTTGCTGTGCTGATAGACCGTTGTGCTCATGAGCTTCCGATTCGTCCTGATCTTGCATTAAGGAGTGTAAGTATCGATTCACGGATTAGGATCAAAATTAAAATGCACGAAGTGGATCAGGAAGACGCTATATATATGATTCCAGTCGCATGAATCCTTGGCCGCACAAAGATCTCGTCAGTATTCGCCAGCTTACACGTGATCAGTTTGATTATCTCCTCCAAACGGCGCGTTCTTTCAAAGAGATCCTCAGTCGCCCGATTAAGAAAGTGCCTTCACTTCGTGGGAAAACAGTTGTCAACCTCTTTGTGGAGCCCAGCACGCGCACTCGCCTTTCATTTGAACTTGCGGCCACTCGGCTGAGCGCAGATGTCCTGAATCTCGACAGCGACACTAGCTCTTTCAAAAAAGGCGAATCGTTGCTCGATACCGCGCGCAATTTGCAATCTATGGGGGCTGATATCATTATCCTTCGGCATAACGCCGCTGGATCTGCAGATTTTCTGGCACGAAGGCTGCCTGCTCATATCATCAATGCTGGGGACGGAGCTCATGAGCATCCGACTCAAGCAATTTTAGATGTTTTCACCATCCGGGAGCGCTTAGGTTCTCTTGAAAACAAGAGGGTGCTTATCGTTGGTGATATCTTGCATAGCCGTGTCGCGCGCTCGAATATCTACGCTCTTAAACTTTACGGGGCCGACATTACACTGGTTGGGCCGCCTACGCTTGTTCCACGGGTGTTTGAGTCTTTAGGCGTGCGGGTTGCACATGAGCTTGATGCGCATTTACCGACGGCTGATGTGATCTACTTACTTCGGATTCAACACGAACGACAGCGCGCCACCTATTTTCCTGGTGTAAATGATTATGTCTATCTCTATGGTCTGACGCCGGCTCGATTAGGTCTCTGCAAGCCGACGGCGATTATTATGCATCCTGGGCCGATGAATCGGGGGGTTGAAATTCATAGTGATATTGCTGATAGTCCACAGTCGACGATCCTTGAACAGGTCAACAACGGCTTAGCAGTCCGAATGGCTGTGCTTTATGCTTTGGCTGCAGGCACGGCACAGATGGCTTTTCCTACAGCATGAAAAAGCTTATTAAAATTTTACAGGGACGGATTATTGATCCGAGCCGAGGGCTGGATCAGATCGGTGATCTTTACATACTCGAAGATCGAATTATCGATCCGAATACGCTGGATGCTGCAGAGCGGTATGAGATCGAAGAAATCCCTGCAGGTGGGAAAATAGTGGCTCCGGGGTTAATCGATATCCACGTGCATCTTCGGGAGCCGGGGCAGACGGCTAAAGAAACGATTGCTACGGGGGCACTAGCTGCAGCGGTGGGGGGATATACGACGATCGTAGCGATGCCCAACACACAACCTGTGGTCGATCATCCGAGTGTCGTTTCATGGGTGCGACAGCGAGCGGCAGAGACGGCATGTGTGAATGTGTTGCCTTCGGCTTGCTTGTCTCAAGGAGCGGAAGGAGAGCGCCTTGCTCCGATGGCTTCTCTTAAGGCGGCAGGAGTTGTGGCTTTTACGGATGATGGTCGTTGTATTCAGAATAATGAATTGATGCGGCGTGCTATGGAGTATGCTGCGATGTTGGGTGTGCCGGTGATGGATCACTGTCAGGATTATTCGTTGACGCAAGGTGCTGTGATGCATGAGGGTGAGTGGAGTGTGCGACTTGGGCTTCGGGGATGGCCGTCTATTGCAGAGGAAATCATTGTGGCAAGGAATATCCTTTTGTGCGAGATGACTGGTGCACGTGTGCATTGCCAACATTTAAGCTCGGCTGGAAGTGTGCGGCTGATTCGTGAAGCGCGAGCAAGAGGGTTGCCGATTAGCGCGGAGGTGACACCACATCATTTATCGTTTACGGATGCAGAGTTAAGGGACTATGACACTTTGTATAAAGTCAATCCTCCTTTGCGAACGGGAGAGGATAGGCTAGCTCTTTTGGAGGGCGTGATAGATGGGACGATTTCGATTTTGGCTAGTGATCATGCTCCGCATTGCGGCTATGAGAAGGAGGTGGAGTTTGATCTTGCACCATTTGGGATGATCAACTTGGAAACGCAATTGGCAGTTTACATACAGTTGTTTATCGAATCGGGGCGACTTTCTTGGCTTCAGCTTTTGGACAAGCTGACGACTCAGCCGGCGGCATTGTTGGGGTTGAAAAACAAAGGCACGCTTGCTGATGGTGCCGATGCGGATGTGACGATCATTGATCCGCATGTTGATTGGGAGGCAACGGATGAGACTTTTCGATCGAAGAGTCGCAACACTCCTTTTCTTAACCGAAAATTTCGGGGTCGCGCGATTCGCACTATTGTTGCTGGGAAGACGGTATGGGATGAGGGTAGAGGGTAGAGCTATTTCCCCGTCCAGAGTTTCCAAGCGGCGTAGAGGATGAAGAGGGCGAATGCGCGTTTGATCCAAAGCGTGGGTATGTTGTGTAGTAAGAATGTGCCGATGAGTGCGCCGATGGCGCCTCCGATGGCGCATAGGATGAGGACGCGGGGGTAGAACTGAGTGAATTGTGTGTTGACGAGGCTACCGACGAGGGAGATTGGAACGATCAATACTAATGAATGTGCGACTGCTTGTGGGTAGGGCATTTTGAGCAACCAGAGGAAGGCGGGCACCATGATTAGGCCGCCTCCTATGCCGAAGGAGGCACTTGCGATGCCGGTTATTAAGCCGAGGAGAATCAACGTGAGCATTTATTTCAAATGGTGGGGGGGTGAAGGAGAACGATGGCACTTATTTCTACCGGGGCATTTTTGGGCAGAGAAGCAACGCCGACTGCGACTCGGGTGTGTTTGCCGTGTTCACCAAAGATTTTTTCAAATAGCGCAGAGGCGGGGTTGATCACGGCTGGAATATCGTAGAAATCTTCGGCGGCGTTGACGTAGCCGGTGAGTTGTAGGACAGAATGGACGTGGTCGAGAGAGTGGGCAGCTTCCTGGATGAGAGCGAGTAGGTTGAGAGCGCAGAGTTCAGCGGCAGCTTGGCCTTGCTCAAGGGATAGGGAGTGGCCGAGTTTTCCTGTGGCGCGGAGTTCTCCGTC is from Candidatus Methylacidiphilales bacterium and encodes:
- a CDS encoding type IV pilus twitching motility protein PilT; the encoded protein is MQASVKPDVVLNLAQNQGWISAEQRTAIETILMHTPQVSVLSLLQEQQLITEAELKALQEMLSSSKESVSQSAAEKKTTGDQPETTKTLISTPVGLFSGVVDFLRYAQSIGASDLHLGVSIPPTVRLHGHLMPMIAGADPLRSDQTESLIRSFLSPNQWQKLLQDKTLEFSYEVPEIKGRFRVSIVRQRRGFDAVFRIINTQVRTMDELGLPEHLKTLTDYHNGLILVTGPSGCGKSTTMAALVEQINLSRRDHIITLEDPIEIVFEPKGCHITQREVHSHTESFAKALRAALREDPDVIMVGEMRDLETISLAITAAETGHLVIGTLHTSTAARTLDRVLDVFPPDQQYQIRQMVSESLRGIICQQLIPRADGQGRVLALEILINVPAVASLVRDAKTFMLPGVMQTGKRQGMQLMDDALLNLLRQGLITPEEAFDRAEQKHLFNAYLS
- a CDS encoding RidA family protein, with protein sequence MPSPSATLHSLGILLPPPPRAIGSYLPYRRQGDILYLSGTLPVWDGELRATGKLGHSLSLEQGQAAAELCALNLLALIQEAAHSLDHVHSVLQLTGYVNAAEDFYDIPAVINPASALFEKIFGEHGKHTRVAVGVASLPKNAPVEISAIVLLHPPTI
- a CDS encoding alpha-E domain-containing protein, which translates into the protein MLSRVANCIYWMARYIERADNIARLVDVNLQLLLDYFQSDKTKLDQYWEPILKSLSIEEAFHAKYQLANTDCATDFLTFDLSNPSSIKSCIRTARENARLVRDQISTEIWEEINRLYHFVNAASAEEIWESSPSEFYRQIRQSSQIFQGLSSSTVLHDEAWEFNQIGKYLERADMTTRILDVKYHILLPRVEDVGGALDTFQWLVILRSTSAMEAYMKTYNSDVTPLQAAEFLILNNIFPRAVRFCIRLVDSALRRLAHLREGEFSHPVEKISGKLLAELDYSAIEDVFQYGLHEYLDHLQVEFNHIGEAMQQTYIYSPAQEMGSEVIWHQQQIQQQ
- a CDS encoding type IV pilus twitching motility protein PilT, with protein sequence MAAIDFLFQNLIEQGGSDLHLAQGQPPKIRIHGDITPIREAPVTEQEIVSWLSEICGEERWKRFLEKGDLDFAYEMSQQARFRCNYLKHYHGIGAVFRLIPTRIATIEELNLPPVIRQFAHFKGGLVLVTGPTGSGKSTSLAALIDYINTTFSRHIVTIEEPIEFVHDNKLSIITQREVPEDVPSFSEGLRAALREDADVVLVGEMRDLETISLALTAAETGLLVFGTLHTNNARKTVDRIIDVFPAQQQPQVRTMLASSLRAIMAQLLLKKADGSGRIAVNEIMIANPAVASAIREGATEKLSDIILTGRAQGMQFMDDAIMAKLKEGLVTPHEAYMKAIDKQKFAQYL
- a CDS encoding sulfite exporter TauE/SafE family protein, with the translated sequence MLTLILLGLITGIASASFGIGGGLIMVPAFLWLLKMPYPQAVAHSLVLIVPISLVGSLVNTQFTQFYPRVLILCAIGGAIGALIGTFLLHNIPTLWIKRAFALFILYAAWKLWTGK
- the pyrR gene encoding bifunctional pyr operon transcriptional regulator/uracil phosphoribosyltransferase PyrR, producing MIATASSIVGDLPTLVDELADQLWNAYSPAVHHPLLVGIPTRGYFLARRVAQRWESLHAHHTPVGQIDISFHRDDYSTYLPSPHPTRLLEPIEGRLIILVDDVFHTGRTVRAALEALHALGRPAAVRLAVLIDRCAHELPIRPDLALRSVSIDSRIRIKIKMHEVDQEDAIYMIPVA
- a CDS encoding beta-ketoacyl-[acyl-carrier-protein] synthase family protein, coding for MSKRRVVITGMGFITSIGNDRKSVSEALREGKTGIEYFDEFSAPNIPVKLAGTVKGFRFPTPFCDDWEIPEKYKIPRIELRSMSPNVVYGYAAVQDALEDAKLTRESISEPRTGMMCASGGSMWMAYENLHTMETRGVQRCYPLGIVASIPGTLNINLVASYKIKGASLGFTSACASSAHALGWGMDLIRLNRQDRVIVVGAEDCNRFSILPFAAIRALSIRTDPEQTPSPFDVDRDGFVGTGGATALVIEELNTALARGADIYAELLGWGEASDGYNITAPDPDGDGLARAMQLALADAGIQPEAVHYINAHATGTPGGDIAELRAIKKVFTRMPRPFVSSTKSITGHGLSLAGAMEAGFTCLALKEGFLPVSAHIRNPDPEAEGIPLVTEKTTIAPQVAISNSSGFGGTNVTLVFRRWEE
- a CDS encoding dihydroorotase gives rise to the protein MKKLIKILQGRIIDPSRGLDQIGDLYILEDRIIDPNTLDAAERYEIEEIPAGGKIVAPGLIDIHVHLREPGQTAKETIATGALAAAVGGYTTIVAMPNTQPVVDHPSVVSWVRQRAAETACVNVLPSACLSQGAEGERLAPMASLKAAGVVAFTDDGRCIQNNELMRRAMEYAAMLGVPVMDHCQDYSLTQGAVMHEGEWSVRLGLRGWPSIAEEIIVARNILLCEMTGARVHCQHLSSAGSVRLIREARARGLPISAEVTPHHLSFTDAELRDYDTLYKVNPPLRTGEDRLALLEGVIDGTISILASDHAPHCGYEKEVEFDLAPFGMINLETQLAVYIQLFIESGRLSWLQLLDKLTTQPAALLGLKNKGTLADGADADVTIIDPHVDWEATDETFRSKSRNTPFLNRKFRGRAIRTIVAGKTVWDEGRG
- a CDS encoding SDR family NAD(P)-dependent oxidoreductase; the encoded protein is MGRVKPTSLCILITGTSDGIGLSTAERLLAAGHHVWGTYRKKSPPITHPCFHPLRMDLCDDKSIEAAFAQGREQSGGFDVLINNAGSAYYAPAEDLNIEAIADTMHVLFEAPLKLSHLAWPDLVKKKGRIIYITSLATQLPIPYHAAYNAAKSALSAYIRTGQIENPRPHVKVIEVIPGDIATRFHERALEATGHMAVNFHENASGSDKRIAMKKAIENIGRRLASSPSADLVARVIEKLCVHPHPPDVVYVGSFFQTVIASRAAKILPRKAIDRLIRLYYGLSI
- a CDS encoding circularly permuted type 2 ATP-grasp protein; this encodes MDLIHNYSTDGFFDELLDENHQPRPHYAHFIEKLSHLTAEEFAERRQEAEIYFLHRGITFTVYGDAQGVERIIPFDCIPRIIPHREWKRLEEGLIQRITALNLFLHDVYHDQKIIRDGVIPRHYIESARHFRREFIGFNVPRDIYIHICGTDLVRDRNGQYLVLEDNGRCPSGVSYMLENRQAMKRVFPEFFSGANVLPIDAYPSALLRMLQYIAPQGVDDPTVVLLTPGLYNSAYFEHAFLAKSMGIDIVEGADLVVKNHIVYMRTTRGLKPVHVIYRRIDDDFLDPTVFRKDSLLGVPGLIEAYRRGNVSLANSIGTGVADDKVIYYFVPRMIRYYLDQEPIIPNVQTYLAQEPRDYTYILEHLNQLVVKSANESGGYGMLIGPQASSEEIAEFKRKIIADPRNYIAQEPIALSRHPTYCEGKFEGRHIDLRPYILYGEKITIVPGGLTRVALPKGSLVVNSSQGGGTKDTWVLHEDTTN
- a CDS encoding aspartate carbamoyltransferase catalytic subunit is translated as MNPWPHKDLVSIRQLTRDQFDYLLQTARSFKEILSRPIKKVPSLRGKTVVNLFVEPSTRTRLSFELAATRLSADVLNLDSDTSSFKKGESLLDTARNLQSMGADIIILRHNAAGSADFLARRLPAHIINAGDGAHEHPTQAILDVFTIRERLGSLENKRVLIVGDILHSRVARSNIYALKLYGADITLVGPPTLVPRVFESLGVRVAHELDAHLPTADVIYLLRIQHERQRATYFPGVNDYVYLYGLTPARLGLCKPTAIIMHPGPMNRGVEIHSDIADSPQSTILEQVNNGLAVRMAVLYALAAGTAQMAFPTA